The DNA window GTCCTCGATGGTCTCGGCCGCGGGTCGCTGACGGCACCGTGCGCAAAAGGCAGCGGGAGTCCTGCTCGTCGGCGCCCGCGACAGGGAGTCAAAGGTCAGCCTGCTCGTGGGAGTGCAGGGCAGGCGTCGGGATGGCTCCCTCCGGGCCACCATGAAGGATGTGACGGCACTGTGGTTTGGAACACATGCGAAGCGTCCGTCCGCGAGCTACGTACCAGCATGGAGACCGCCGGATGCCTCGACGCCAGGCGTGGAAGAACGTCCACGGACATCGACGGAGCCATCGACGCATGCGTGTCACATAGGGCAGGATCGCTTCGCCTCATGCCCTGTACAGGTCCCCATTTGCCAGCATCTGGCGTCCTCCCGGACGGCCTCGTGCTGCCCGGAGCCTGCAGGGGCCTCGCCTCATTATCTCCGCCTGCTCTTCCGCGCTTCTCCCCTGGTGGATGGCTGCTCAGCGCTCCTCGGATCGAGAGCGCGCTTCCTGCCATCGGTGAACCTTCGTCCATCTCCGATGACATCGGCAGGGACTTCCGGGAGCGGCGCATCGTAACGCAGGGGGAGAGTTCGGTGGCGGGGGGACCCGGGGCGCCGCTCATCCCGAGGCAGCGAGGGGCGAGACGGCTCATGAGTTTCGAGCGGGGCGGGGGCCGCGGTCGTCGCGATGACTCGTCCCGAGCACTGTGGAGCGGCTCGGGGGAGTCAGTCCGGGTAAGGCCGTTCGATCACGTGAGTGGAGGGTAAAACGACATGTCCAAGCGCGACGTACTGGACTCGCAGCTTGCCGGGCAATTCGCGTGGCGCATGGCCCTGCCTGCGGAGTTCGTCTCGAGCACGGCCCCGCCGCCAGTTCCGAAGAGCGCTCCGCCAGCTCCTCCTCCTCCTTCAGAAGAGGCGGAGCCGCCCGCGGCCATGGCGGAGGCGGAGAGAGAGCGCTGGGAGCGCGCAGACCGTGAGTGCTCGGAGCTGGCCAAGCAGGTGGAGCGGGCATGGCAGATCTCCGAACCATCCCAGCAGGCGGCGGCCACCGCCGTGTTGCTGGAGCGCGCTCGGAAGCTGGGTCTCGATCTGTTCGGGATGAGTGAGTACCCGATGGCCAGCGTGCGTCTCTGGCGCCTGGTCGTCAGGCATTACCAGCGGTTTCCGGCGCGTGAACGCAAGCCAGGGGTGCACGCGCTCAGTGTCGCGGCAGCTCCCCCCGAGCAGCGGGAGACGGTGGACTTGCTCATCGAGGTCGCCGAGACGGGTGACGCCTGGCTCGCCTTCATGATGGAGCGCGGACCCGCCTGTGAGGCCATGGGTCGAAGGCATCCGGAGCTGGGCGCCCGACTCGCTCGTGTCCTCGATCATGGCAAGACCTGGGCGGCCCGCGAGACGGCGGCGCGCTGGCTCTCCTTCGCCGACCTTCGCGCCGCCATCCCGACGCTCCGGCGTGCCCTGCGGCGTCCACATGCCCGTGTGAGGTGGTTCGCGCTCGAGATTCTGCTCGAGCGTGCCCCCCAGGCGCTCACTGCGGACGATGTCCAGTGGCTCCTCGACGACGCCGTGGAGCATCCGCTCCCCGAGGGCTACGGGACGCGCTCCTACGAGACCTCCGAGGGGTATGCAGACACGCTGGTGACCGCGGTCGCCAAGGTGCGACCTCCCGATGGCTGGAAGCCGCTCATGATCATCGCCGATGGCGGCGGTGCTCACATCCAACGCGACCGCGCCGGCCTCGATGTCGGCTGGGCCCTCCGCGCGCTTGCCGCCGGCTACCCCGAGCGTGCGCTCTCTCGGATCGACAGGGAACTCGCGGAGACACGGAGCTGGCGTCGGATCGATGCTGTCGAGGCGGCGGGGCATCTCCCCGATGGGCTCCTCCGTCCTCGCCTCCTCGAAGCGGCCATCGGCCCAGGCTACCGCATCATCGAGCGCGCGAAAGCGCTCTGGTTCGAGCGCTTCGGAGCCGAGTGCCCGGTCGAGCCGCTCGCAGGTGTCCCCGTCGAGATCCTCGCGGAGCCACCGGGGGATCGGCTCCTCGCGCGCTTGACCGTGCTCCGTGGCTCCTCGGATGAGGCGAAGGGCGCGATGCTGGTCGCGCTGCTCACGGGAGAGCCCACGAGTCCCACCGAGAGCGCCACGGCGAGCGAGGCGCTCCCCGCAACCACTCCAGCAACTCAATCCGCCCCAGGGGCAGAGGCCGGTGCCGAGATCCCCGAGCCAGAGCTCTCGGCCGACCAGCGCGAAGCCCTCGCTCTCCTCCTGTACAGCTTGCGCGAACAGGGCGCTGCACACCGGCGGCCTGGGCTCCCCACCACGGAGGAAGCGTGGGCCGAAGCCCTGGTGCGGCGATTCGGCGACCTCGCCTTCGACGGCCTCACGGCGCTCGCCTCTCGAGGCGCCAGAGCTGGGGTCGATCATGAGTGGCTCGGTGCGCTCGCGTCGCTCGCCAGGCGCGGTGTGCTGCGCTCCGCGTGGCGTGAGCGCCTGCGAGACGTGGCTGTCGATGCGCTCCGGGCTCCTGGATGGGATGGCGCCACCGCGCCGCTGATCGTCCTGACCCAGGTCGGTGCGCCGCCCGACCTGCTCGACTTCCTGTGGGACATCACGCTGGAACCAGCGGAGAGCAGCAGCTCACGCATGCGTGTCTACACCGTCCTCTGGGCGGCCGACGTGCTGGTCACCATGAAAGACGCGCCCTCTCTCGACACCCGGATCACGCTCGAAGGCGAGAAGGCGCTCCAGGCCCGAACCTGGGAGACCCTCGAGCGCATCGTTCGCATCGGCTGTCGCAGGCGCCTCGAGGCTGCCTTCGCGCTCGCCAAGCGCTGCATCGCGCTGGTCGAAGACGAGCCGGAAGCGCAAGCGGGGGCGGTGCAATGTGCTCACTTCCTCGCCGAGGCCAAGCAGCTCGATCCGGCCTGGGTGCTGGCGTCGCTCCGACGCCCGGAGTCTCCGAGCTTCACGGTCGCCTCCCGCTTCGTCGGGGACGACTCCCCTGCCGAGGTCGTCGCTGCCATCGAGGAGGCGTTGACGTCTCCGGCTCGCGAAGGCGCGGCCGCAGCCGAGTCAGCCAGAGCGCTCGTCTGGCGGAAGGTCCTCGGCATCGAAGACCCTCGCCTGGATGGCATCCTGGAGGGAGCCCCCGCCCGCGCTCGTGCTGAGCTGCTTGGTTCCCTGCTCCTGCTGGATGCGCCCTTTCCGCCCCTTCGGCCCCACTATCACGCCCTGCTCCTGGGCCCAGACGAGAAGGCAGCGGCAGAGGCCTTCGAGGATCTCTATGTCAAGCAGCCCGAGGGCACCTGGGAGCTGCTCGAAGAGATCCTTCCTCTCGGCCCCAGCCCATCGGTGCGCGAATCCATCGCCCACTTCCTCCGCGAGCCGACGGATGCCGAGCTGTACTGGCGCCACTCGGATGACGACGAAGAAGAAGAAGACGAGCTGGAAGAGCTCCTCGGCGACGAGCTCGACTGAGAGCATCCCGCTGCTCCGCCTTGCGTGACATCTCCTCCCCCACGTCCGCCGCTCTCTCCCTCCACAGCGCCCTGCATCTCCGAAGCGGCATCGGCTACGATGCGGCGATGAGCGAGGAGATAGAGCAAGCGTTGCACCGGAAGGTCTCCGAGCTCTGTGAGCGAGGAGATGCCCACGTCGAAGCAGGGGAGCTCGATCGTGCGGTCGAGCGGTACGAAGAAGCGCTCTCCTTGCTACCCCGCCCCCTTCATCAGTGGCATGCCGCCACCTGGATCCTCACGGCCCTCGGCGAGACCCTCTACTTCCAGAAGCAGCATCAGGAGGCCGTTTCCGCGCTCCTCGAGGCCCTCCGCTGTCCTAGAGGCCTCGGTAACCCACTGGTCCATCTCCGCCTCGGTCAGGCTGCGCTCGGGCTGGGTGATGACTCGCTGGCGCGCGAGCACCTCGCCCGAGCTTACCTGGCAGCCGCTGAAGAAGTATTTCAGGGTGAAGACCCCAGGCACCTCGAGATCGCCCGCGAAGCTGCAGGTGCCCGGCTGGAGTCCGCCCAGGCCCATGTCGACGAGGTCGCTCTGGGGGACGCTTCCCGCGAACCGTGAGATCCCTGATTCCGATGGCCGGGGCTTTGCCCGCTTCCCGATGCCATGAGGTCAGGCCCGAAGCGGCGAGACATGACAGATTTCCCGAGTGGATCGCGGAGGGGTGGAGCCCCGACGAACTTTGCTCGGCCGGGCGGCGAGGGCGCGCGCCCCTGCCGTGTGAATGAGGGGCTGCGGACCCGGGCAGAACCACTGGTGTCGGAAGGCTCGATGCGCTGGATAACCCGTCTCTTCATCATGACCGCAGCGCTCGTTGCCAGCGGATGCATCCTCGACTTCGGCGGACTCTCCGACGGAGGCGCTGGAGGAAACGCTGGTGGAGGAGGCGGTGGCGGCGTCGCGGGTGGAGGAGGGGAGGGGGCGAGCGCTGACTGCCCCGCCTGCACTCTCTGCGAGGGGGCCTGTGATGAACAGGGCTGCCGTGCGCTCGCCGAGACTTCCGGCCAGAATGTCAGTCCGTTCCGCCTCGCCTACGCGCGGAGTGCATTTCATGCCAGCGACCCCGACGCGGGAGAGCTGGTGCGGCTCGCGCCAGGGGAGCCCCTTCAGCGCTTCCCCGTCGGAGGCAGACCCGCGGCCCTTGCTGCGAACGACGACTTTCTCGTCTGGTCCACGAGCGATGGTGGCATCCACCGCTGCACGCTGCCAGCGTGCTCCAGCCCCGCGACGCTGGCTCCCCCTGGCGAAGACACCGTGGCCCGTCAGATCGCACTCGACGGCGATCACATCTACTGGCTCAGCGGGCCGGACAACTACGACGCAAAGCTCCTCCGCTGCGCGCGGAACGCCTGCGCTCCCGAGACCCTCGTGCAGGGGCTGCCGCGGCCGCACGCCTTCGTCCTCGTCGGCGACCTCGTCTACTGGACCAACCACACCTCGGGAGGCGATCCCGACGGCTCGGTACAGCGCGCCAACAAGGATGGGACGGACGCTGTGACCTATGTCTCAGGCTTGATCGGTCCCTCGGGCATCGCTGTGAACGCGACCCATCTCTATGTGACGCTCGGAGAACCGGAAGGCCGCATCTACCGGTGTGAGCTCGGCCCCGAGCGCTGCGGCGCGCTGGAGGAGGTCTCACCGCGCTTCGCCTCGCTCCCCGATCCGCTTCGCTCTCCTCGTTCGATCGCACTGACCGACGATCGCGTGTGGTGGACCAACGATCATGTCGACACGGTGATGAGCTGTCCTGCAAGCGGCTGTTTCGAGACCAACGATGGTCTTCCCGATCGTGTCCTTCGGGGGATGTTGCGGCCAGAGGGGATCCTCGCCGCGGGAGGCTGCGTGCTCTGGACGGGCGCAGACGGGATCTACGGCACGAGGGCACGGTAGCCTCGAACCTCCTCACCCGGCTTCGCACCAGGCCGGCGTGACGTGCTCCCTCGAAGACGACTCAGAATCGGCCATCCAGGGTCAGGCCAGGTCCTGCCCCGTGGCCGAGATGGAGGCGTAGCGTGGACCTTGCACCCGTCGTCGTGGGGGTCGAGGTCTCCGGCTGGCTCATGAACAGCAGGACCACGCCCGTGCCCAGCGCCGCCACGCCAGCGCCGAGTGCGACGTTCGCCACGAGCGCCTCTCGCTTCGCGGCGTCGACGCGATCGGCGTCGCAGTGAGGCGCGCATGTCCCGCGCATCTCGCGCACGTCTCCCTGCGCGCGTGCTCCGAAGATGGCGAAGGTCGCGCCTCCTGCCACGGCGACACCACCGAGCACCCAGGACGACAGAGGTACATGCCACCCGTTCGAAGCGCGGACCTCGGGGGTCGGCGTCGCTCTCGGCTGCATCGAGGGCAAGACGAGGTCGACGATCCGGCCTCGCTCGCGCTCACGCACCTGGAGCACCTGCTCCACCGGGGCAAACCCCTGGGTCTCCACCCGCACCCGGCGTGAGCCAGGATCGACGGAGATGGCGCGCCCATCGAGGACGGTGGCCCGCTCCTCACCGTCGATCGACACCCGCACGTCGGCCCGCTCATGCCCTGCCGTGTCGCGAACCCGGAGCAGGATCGAAGGCTGACGCATGTCGAGATCCTCCAACCACGAGGCGCAGTCGCGCTGCACGACGGCCGGGCACTCGGCGGCTGCACAGGTCAAGAGCAACGCGCGCGCCGCGCGCAACTCTCCACGATCACGCCGCGCTTGCGCCTCCTCGGAGGCTTCGGCGCACGTTTCGATCACATCGGCACGCGCCGAGCTGCTCGCCGCGAAGAGCGCGAGAGCCGTGGCGGTGGCGAGCACTGCCCGCTCAGCGCAGGCATTCTCTCTTGTAACGTTTGTGACCCTGCTCATTGATCGTATAGGGCGGATTGCAGTCAGCCTTCACTGCGGGACGGGTCGTCATGGGGGCTGCGCGCGGCGACGCTGCCTTCACACTGCCCGACCCTGTGGGCGGCGTCACGCCAGTGGCACGCTCGACGCTACCCGTCGCAGCGCCAGCCTTCGGCGGGGAGAGGGGGGGCAGCTCGGGGCCACGCTCGGGCACGAGCGGCGCTGCTGCAGCCACTTCGGGGCCTCCCTCTGAGCGAAGCGAGGCCGTCGCGTCGCCGCGTGTCGGTGCTTCGGTCGACGCCGGCGGAGCTGCCGAGTGCGCGCTGGACGCGGCAGGGGGTGCCTCCGTGGCCACGAATGCGGCCGGCAGATCAGGGGCGGGCTGACCGCTGCGAAGGACGAGGATCGTCGCCGCACAGGCGCTGAGCGCCGCGCCGGCGAGGAGGACCGCGAGGCGTGCGTGTCGAGACCAGGACGCGAGCGCGGGCTGAGGCCGCGCCGTGGCATCGTGGGGCGCTATGGAGGCGCTGGGCATGGCCAGCTCCGTTGGACGCGACCACAGCATGGCGCTGCTGCTTGCGTCCGCGCCTCCGCTCACCTGGACGGGCGTCGAAGCGCCCGACGCCGACGAGGGGCTCGGGGGCCTCTCCTCCTGCAGCGCGCTGGTCCGAGCGATGCTCGAGGCCTCTCCGGCGGCTGACGACGTCGTGTCCGCCTGGTGCTGGAGGCGAGCGATCTCCTGGGCGCGCTCCTCCAAGGGGGCACCCCCGAGGGTATGCACCCAGGTTGCCACCTCGCCCGGAGGAGCCATCGTCAGCGCCACTTCGAGCGCCCTGGCCATTTCCAGGGTCGTCTCGAACCTGCTGGCTGGCTCGCGTGCGACCGCGCGGAGGACGACTTCATCGAGGAGAGGGGGCACGTCGGGGACGCGCAAGCCAGGAGGTTCCACCGACGCCGTGAGCACCTTGGCGAGCGCCGGCCCGTCATCCTCGCCTGCGAAGAGTCGCTCGCCCACCAGCGCCTCCCACAGCACGACGCCGGCAGCGTAGACGTCGACCCGACGATCGAGCCGCTCCCCATAGAGCTGCTCGGGAGGCATGTACCCGAGCTTGCCGCGGATCGAGCCATCCCGCGTCGTGTGCAGCCTGCCCGCAGCCTTGGCGATGCCGAAGTCGGCGACGCGGGTGATGCCGTCGGCGCCCACCAGGAGGTTCTGCGGCGTGACATCGCGATGGACGAGGTGGAGCGGCTGGCCATCGCTGCCCTTGGCCTCGTGCGCCGCGTGCAGGCCGAGGAGCGCGGAATGCACGATCGCCGCCGCGACCGGCGGAGGCAGCCGCTTACCCGCGCGATGAGCCGCCACGATCAAGCGCGAGAGCGTCTCCCCGTGCACGTACTCCATCACGAGCAGGAGTTCCCCCCCCTCGGAGACCACGTCCAGCGTGGGGACCACGCTCGGGTGCTGGATGCGCGACGTCAGCCGGGCCTCGTCGGTGAACATGGCGACCAGCTCGGGCTCGCGCGCGTACTGCGCGTGCAGCCGCTTGATCGCCACGACGCGCGTGAACCCGGCGGCTCCCTGGAGGCAACCGAGGTGCACGGAGGCCATCCCGCCACGGGCAATCTCGCCATGCAGGGCATACCGACCGGCAAGGAGAGGTAGCGGAGTGGCGCCTGGAGCACTCCGGAAGGCCGCGAGATCCGGGGAGGCGTGTCCCGTCATCCGCCTCCGGCGAGCTTTCGCGTCCGCGCCTGGATGACCTGGAAGTAGCGCCGCGCGATGCCCGAGGCCGCCGCGGCGCGGGCCACGTTCCCGCCGTGCCGGCGCAGGACGTCCTCCACGTAGCGCTGCTCGAACTGCTGCAGGATCTCGTCACGCGCACGAGGAAAGGGCAGCTCCAGGGCGAGCACGCGCGTGATGGAGTCCCCTTCGGCGCCCGCGAGGATGCCGCCGGCGGCCACCTTGCCTCTGGAGCCCGTCGAGGTCGCGTCGAGGGCATCCTCGGCGAGGTCCCCGAGCGCGGCGCGGCGGGCGACGGCGTTCTGCAGCTCGCGGACGTTCCCGGGCCAGGCGTAGCCCTCGAGCCGGGTGATGAAGTCCTCGGGAGGTACTTCACCAGGGCGCGCCATGCGGGACCAGAAATGCCGTGCCAGCAGGGCGATGTCCCCACTCCGGCGTCGGAGCGGGGGCAGCTCCACGCGCGCGACGGCGAGCCGATCGTAGAGATCCTCCCGCAGTCGCCCCGCCGCCACCTCCTGGTCGAGGTTGCGGCGCGTGGCGACGAGCACGCGCACATCGACGCGGAGCGGCTGTCGACCGCTCACGCGACGGAACTCCCCTCGCTCCAGCGCGCGGAGGAGCTTGGCCTGCAGCTCCAGGTCGAGGTCTGCGATCTCGTCGACGAGGAGCGTCCCACCGTGCGCCTCTTCGAGCGCACCAGCCCTCGACTCCGCGGCGCGCTCCATGCCGAAGAGCGCGGTCTCGAGCTGTGCGGGCGCGGTCGCCGCGCAGTCGAGGACCATGAACGGCCCGCTCGCGCGAGGGCCGGCCTCGTGGAGCGACTCGGCGAGCGCCTCCTTGCCCGTGCCCGTCTCCCCCTCGATGACCACAGGGACCTGGGTCGCTGCGAGCCGCTCGCACAGAGGGTACAGCTTGCGCATGGCCGGGCTCGCGCCGAGGAGCCGACCGAACCCCGTCGCCAGGGTGAGCGGCTCGTCGGTGCTCTGCTCGGCGCGCTGAACCTCGACGACGGTCGCGCCCAGCGTCAGCCGCTCACCGCCCGAGAGCAGCGCCTCGATGAACAGCGCCCCGTTCACCCGGGAGCCGTTGCGCGACCCGAGATCGGTCGCGCGCAGCAGATCATTCTCGGCGATGTCGAGACCGAGGTGCCTGCGCGACACCTCACGATCGTGCAGACACAGCTCGCAGGCCGTGCTCTGGCCGACGAGAACGCGCGAAGGTTGAGACGGCGGGATGGCGAGCGTGTGGCCGGCGTCAGGCCCGGCCGTCACGCGCAGGAGGAAGCCGACGCGACCTGCCGAGGGACGGGTGAGCCTGGGTCGGAAGGCCGTCTCGACGTCTTCGAAGCCCCTGCCCGAACTCATGGACGGTCGACTCTATCATCGAGCGCCTCGGTGCTTCCACCGGCCCGGGGTCGAGGCCAACCCCGCGCCTCGGTCAGCACGTCGGCCCGAAGCGTGAGGGGCACGAGCCGACGGCTGCGAGCATCCGTGAGCATCAACGGGTGGCGCAGAACCCGAAATCGGCGACCTCCGTCGGGTCGAGCGTGGCGTTGTGCTCCACACCGCGGAACCGGGTCTTGGCGCCAGCGGGCTCGGCGACAGCGTTCCAGATGTCGGTCATGGTGCCCTCCACCTCGCGCTCGAACGACCACGTGAGCGGCGAGCTGCCCTTGTTCGTCACCTTGACCGCAGCGCAGTAGCCGCTTCCCCAGTCGTTGTTGAGGTCGAACACCACATCCAGACCGGACGCGGGCGGCGGGTTGTTGGTGCCAGGCGGTGGATCGGTGGGCGTGCCCGGCGTGCCACTGCTCCCGCCATCGACGGGCTCCGTCTCGGACCCATCACCGACGCGCGAGGTGAAATGCCGAGCCTTCACCAGGCCGACGATGAGATCCTCCACCTTGAGCCCGCTCGCGGTCAGCTCCTCGCCCACGGCCTTCGCGGTACAGGAGAGCTGCGCGTCTTCCTCGACGCCGTAGCCGAAGCGCATCCACTGGAGCGAGAAGCAGTCGTGGACCTCGGGGCTGCCGGCGAGCTTCTGCGTCAGCTCGTCCGTGCCCGAGAAGGCGCCGTCGGTCTGCGTGCTCGCCACGATCTCACCGCTCACGTCGAGGGGCTTGCCGTTGTCGTCGTCCCGGAGGCGGCCGATGCCGTCGAACTGCTCGAAGGCGAACCCGATGGGATCGACCAGGCGGTGGCAGCTCGCGCACGCCATGTTCGTCGAATGCTCGGTGTACCGCTCGCGGCCCGTCTTCGCAGGATCGAGGGGCGGAGGCTGAGCGTTCAGGCCCGGGGGAGGCGGTGGGAGCGGCTGGCACAGAAGTTTCTCGCGGATCAACTCGCCACGGTGGATCGGCGACGAGCTGTTCGGACGTGCGTGCGTCGCGAGGACGCTCCCCTGGGTGATGATCCCGGCGCGCGGCGTACCACCCAGCTCGACCCGAGCAAGGCCGTCATCGCCGAGGTCACCTGGGCTCATCCCGTAAAACGCCGCGAGCTCCGGGTTCACGAAGGAGTATTTGGCCGTGAGTAGTTCGGTCAATGTTCCTTCGCCCTCGCGCACTACGTGCTGCACGAAGCGGCGCGTCTCGCTGCGCATCGCGGCGCGGATGGCCATGTCGAACTCGGGGAAGGTCACGGCATCCTTGGGGACGACACCGAGGCGCTCGATGTCGAGCCACTGCTCGATGAAGCGCATGATCGCCTCCTCGCTGCGATCATCGGCGAGCATGCGCCGCGCCTGAGCCTCCAGCTGCGCTGGCGTCGCGAGCTGCCCGGCGTCTGCGGCAGCGAACAGCTCCGCATCGGGCATCGTCCCCCACAGCATGTAGGACAGCTCGACCGCGATCTCGTACTGCGTGAGCTGCACCTCGCCCGCCACCTCGACCGGAGCGCCGATCTCGGTGCGGTACAGGAAGTGCGGCGACTGGAGCATGGCCGAGATCACCGTCTGCACCCCCATGAGGAAGCCCTCTCCCGCAGCGACCGTCTCGTACAGCGCCGTGTACCGGGCCTTGTCCTTGTCGGTGAGCGGGCGCCGGAACGCGCGTCGGCCCAGGTCCTCGACGAGCTTCTCGGCGCACGCCGTGTTGCCTGCAGCGACATCGCAGGACAGGAGCGCGCCCGGGTTCTCCAGCGCCTTGGCGGCGATCTCGTCGGCCGCGCGGCGTGCCTGATCCGCGAGCAGTGGGCTCACCCGCAGCGCCGCCGCATTGTTGTCGAAGCCGTTCACTACCGTGTCGGCCGTGAACCCGGCTCCCCAGTGGCTCTCGATGCTGAACAGATCGCGGATGGTCGCGTCGTACTCGGCGCGGGACAGCCGGCGCAGCATGCGCGCTCCCGGCGTGGGGACGTCGCAGCTCGCGACCGGCACATCGCATCCCTGGCCCTTGTTCACGCGGCTGACGAACGTCTCCAGCGCTTGATATTGCGGGCTCCCGCGTCTCATCAGCTCCCCGCCCGTGTGCCCGTTCTCGTGCAGGTTGGCGGGCTTGAGCAGCAGCACGGAGTTGCCCCCGGCATCCGTGTCTGCGGCGAGCGCCTTGGCCATCTCGAAGTTCGCTTCCATGGCGGCCGGGTCCGTGCCGCGCTGGAGGCTCAGCCGCGTACCGGCCGCGAGGCCACCCTCGCTGTGACAGATGACACACTTCTTGGACAGGATGGGCTCCCAGACGTTCGCCTGGAAGTAGGCCGCGTCGTTCGCGCAGCCGCCCTTCGAGGCGTCATCGTCGCTGCCGCCGGAGCAAGCGGGAGCGAGCGTCGCGAGCAAGGCCGCGCCGCCCAGGAGAG is part of the Chondromyces crocatus genome and encodes:
- a CDS encoding serine/threonine-protein kinase, with translation MTGHASPDLAAFRSAPGATPLPLLAGRYALHGEIARGGMASVHLGCLQGAAGFTRVVAIKRLHAQYAREPELVAMFTDEARLTSRIQHPSVVPTLDVVSEGGELLLVMEYVHGETLSRLIVAAHRAGKRLPPPVAAAIVHSALLGLHAAHEAKGSDGQPLHLVHRDVTPQNLLVGADGITRVADFGIAKAAGRLHTTRDGSIRGKLGYMPPEQLYGERLDRRVDVYAAGVVLWEALVGERLFAGEDDGPALAKVLTASVEPPGLRVPDVPPLLDEVVLRAVAREPASRFETTLEMARALEVALTMAPPGEVATWVHTLGGAPLEERAQEIARLQHQADTTSSAAGEASSIARTSALQEERPPSPSSASGASTPVQVSGGADASSSAMLWSRPTELAMPSASIAPHDATARPQPALASWSRHARLAVLLAGAALSACAATILVLRSGQPAPDLPAAFVATEAPPAASSAHSAAPPASTEAPTRGDATASLRSEGGPEVAAAAPLVPERGPELPPLSPPKAGAATGSVERATGVTPPTGSGSVKAASPRAAPMTTRPAVKADCNPPYTINEQGHKRYKRECLR
- a CDS encoding DUF1592 domain-containing protein yields the protein MRKFSPPIRILSSLAPLLGGAALLATLAPACSGGSDDDASKGGCANDAAYFQANVWEPILSKKCVICHSEGGLAAGTRLSLQRGTDPAAMEANFEMAKALAADTDAGGNSVLLLKPANLHENGHTGGELMRRGSPQYQALETFVSRVNKGQGCDVPVASCDVPTPGARMLRRLSRAEYDATIRDLFSIESHWGAGFTADTVVNGFDNNAAALRVSPLLADQARRAADEIAAKALENPGALLSCDVAAGNTACAEKLVEDLGRRAFRRPLTDKDKARYTALYETVAAGEGFLMGVQTVISAMLQSPHFLYRTEIGAPVEVAGEVQLTQYEIAVELSYMLWGTMPDAELFAAADAGQLATPAQLEAQARRMLADDRSEEAIMRFIEQWLDIERLGVVPKDAVTFPEFDMAIRAAMRSETRRFVQHVVREGEGTLTELLTAKYSFVNPELAAFYGMSPGDLGDDGLARVELGGTPRAGIITQGSVLATHARPNSSSPIHRGELIREKLLCQPLPPPPPGLNAQPPPLDPAKTGRERYTEHSTNMACASCHRLVDPIGFAFEQFDGIGRLRDDDNGKPLDVSGEIVASTQTDGAFSGTDELTQKLAGSPEVHDCFSLQWMRFGYGVEEDAQLSCTAKAVGEELTASGLKVEDLIVGLVKARHFTSRVGDGSETEPVDGGSSGTPGTPTDPPPGTNNPPPASGLDVVFDLNNDWGSGYCAAVKVTNKGSSPLTWSFEREVEGTMTDIWNAVAEPAGAKTRFRGVEHNATLDPTEVADFGFCATR
- a CDS encoding sigma 54-interacting transcriptional regulator gives rise to the protein MSSGRGFEDVETAFRPRLTRPSAGRVGFLLRVTAGPDAGHTLAIPPSQPSRVLVGQSTACELCLHDREVSRRHLGLDIAENDLLRATDLGSRNGSRVNGALFIEALLSGGERLTLGATVVEVQRAEQSTDEPLTLATGFGRLLGASPAMRKLYPLCERLAATQVPVVIEGETGTGKEALAESLHEAGPRASGPFMVLDCAATAPAQLETALFGMERAAESRAGALEEAHGGTLLVDEIADLDLELQAKLLRALERGEFRRVSGRQPLRVDVRVLVATRRNLDQEVAAGRLREDLYDRLAVARVELPPLRRRSGDIALLARHFWSRMARPGEVPPEDFITRLEGYAWPGNVRELQNAVARRAALGDLAEDALDATSTGSRGKVAAGGILAGAEGDSITRVLALELPFPRARDEILQQFEQRYVEDVLRRHGGNVARAAAASGIARRYFQVIQARTRKLAGGG
- a CDS encoding tetratricopeptide repeat protein; this translates as MSEEIEQALHRKVSELCERGDAHVEAGELDRAVERYEEALSLLPRPLHQWHAATWILTALGETLYFQKQHQEAVSALLEALRCPRGLGNPLVHLRLGQAALGLGDDSLAREHLARAYLAAAEEVFQGEDPRHLEIAREAAGARLESAQAHVDEVALGDASREP